Proteins encoded in a region of the Nicotiana tomentosiformis chromosome 9, ASM39032v3, whole genome shotgun sequence genome:
- the LOC138899258 gene encoding uncharacterized protein has protein sequence MALFEALYGRRCCSPIRWFEPGKANLYGTDLVKNALEKVSPMKGILRFGKKVKLSPSFIGPFEVFRQAGEVAYELALPPSLSGVHPVFHVSMLRRYHTNRSHMLDFSRVQLYQILGYEEEPVAIVERYVRQLRSKKIYAVKVQ, from the exons atggctctatttgaggctttatatggtcggcgatgttgttcgcccatcagatggtttgagcccggcaagGCTaatttatatggtactgatttagtgaagaatgccttggaaaag gtttctccAATGAAGGGAATtctgaggttcgggaagaaggtcaagctgagcccaagtttcataggtccatttgaggtgtttagACAagctggggaggttgcttatgagcttgctttgcctcccagtctatctggagttcatccggtttttcatgtgtctatgcttcggaggTATCATACCAACAGGtcgcatatgttagacttcagcagaGTTCAGCTATATCAGatcctgggttatgaggaggagccagttgccattgtcgAAAGGTATgttcgccaattgaggtccaagaagatttatgcggtaaaagttcagtga